The following proteins come from a genomic window of Pseudomonas sp. Z8(2022):
- the epd gene encoding erythrose-4-phosphate dehydrogenase: MSNRPYRVALNGYGRIGRCVLRALYERGNSSGLEIVALNDLADQASVEYLTRFDSTHGRFPGEVKVDGDCLHINGDCVKVLRQSEPEAIDWAALDIDLLLECSGQYVIRDQAQRFIDAGAPRVLLSQPMASEADIDATVVYGVNQGCLSGAERLVSNASCTTNCGVPLLKLLDEVVGLEYVSITTIHSAMNDQPVIDAYHHEDLRRTRSAFQSVIPVSTGLARGIERLLPELAGRIQAKAIRVPTVNVSCLDITLQTSRDTSAEEINRVLRQAAETGPLQGLLAYTELPHASCDFNHDPHSAIVDGSQTRVSGPRLVNLLAWFDNEWGFANRMLDVAEHFLAVSTSTVQPAPVKD, encoded by the coding sequence ATGTCCAATCGCCCCTATCGTGTCGCCCTCAACGGCTATGGCCGTATTGGCCGCTGCGTGCTGCGCGCGCTGTACGAGCGCGGCAACTCGTCGGGCCTGGAAATCGTTGCCCTCAACGATCTGGCCGATCAGGCCAGCGTCGAATACCTGACCCGCTTCGACTCCACTCACGGCCGTTTTCCCGGTGAGGTGAAGGTCGATGGCGACTGCCTGCATATCAATGGCGACTGCGTGAAGGTGTTGCGCCAGAGCGAGCCTGAGGCCATCGACTGGGCGGCGCTGGATATCGACCTGCTGCTGGAGTGCTCCGGGCAGTACGTCATCCGCGATCAGGCGCAGCGCTTCATCGATGCCGGCGCGCCGCGGGTGCTGCTGTCGCAGCCGATGGCCAGCGAGGCGGATATCGACGCCACCGTGGTCTACGGCGTCAATCAGGGTTGTCTGTCGGGCGCCGAGCGCCTGGTGTCCAACGCCTCCTGCACCACCAACTGCGGCGTGCCGCTGTTGAAACTTCTCGACGAGGTGGTGGGTCTGGAATACGTCTCCATTACCACCATCCACTCGGCGATGAATGACCAGCCCGTGATCGATGCCTATCACCACGAAGACCTGCGCCGCACGCGCTCGGCCTTCCAGTCGGTGATTCCGGTGTCCACCGGACTGGCCCGCGGTATCGAGCGTCTGCTGCCGGAGCTGGCCGGGCGCATCCAGGCCAAGGCGATCCGCGTGCCGACGGTCAATGTTTCCTGTCTGGACATTACCCTGCAGACCTCCCGCGATACCTCGGCCGAGGAGATCAACCGGGTGTTGCGCCAGGCCGCCGAAACCGGTCCGCTCCAGGGCCTGCTGGCCTACACCGAGCTGCCGCACGCCAGCTGCGACTTCAACCATGACCCGCACTCGGCCATCGTCGACGGCAGCCAGACCCGCGTGTCCGGCCCGCGTCTGGTCAATCTGCTGGCCTGGTTCGACAACGAATGGGGTTTTGCCAACCGCATGCTCGATGTCGCCGAACATTTTCTCGCTGTATCCACTTCCACCGTACAACCAGCCCCCGTGAAGGACTGA
- the tkt gene encoding transketolase: MPSRRERANAIRALSMDAVQKANSGHPGAPMGMADIAEVLWRDYLKHNPQNPNFADRDRFVLSNGHGSMLIYSLLHLTGYDLSIDDLKNFRQLHSKTPGHPEYGYTPGVETTTGPLGQGIANAVGFAIAEKVLGAQFNREGHTIVDHNTYVFLGDGCMMEGISHEVCSLAGTLGLGKLIAFYDDNGISIDGEVEGWFTDDTPARFEAYGWQVIRKVNGHDADEIKMAIETARKTPDQPTLICCKTTIGFGSPNKQGKEECHGAPLGNDEIALTRAQLGWNFGPFEIPAEIYAEWDAREAGAAAEAAWNEKFAAYAAAFPELAAEFKRRIAGELPADFAEKAAAYVREVAEKGETIASRKASQNALNAFGPLLPEFLGGSADLAGSNLTLWKGCKGVSAEDASGNYMFYGVREFGMSAIMNGIALHGGFVPYGATFLIFMEYARNAVRMSALMKQRVLYVFTHDSIGLGEDGPTHQPIEQLASLRGTPNLDTWRPADAVESAVAWKYAIERNDGPSALIFSRQNLPHQQRDAQQLADVARGGYVLKDSAGEPELILIATGSEVTLAMQAAAKLEEKGRQVRVVSMPSTSVFDQQDAAYKQAVLPLQVGARIAIEASHADYWYKYVGLEGRIIGMTSFGESAPAPALFEHFGFTVENIVATAEELLDA; encoded by the coding sequence ATGCCCAGCCGTCGTGAGCGAGCCAATGCCATTCGTGCCCTCAGCATGGATGCCGTGCAGAAAGCCAACAGCGGCCACCCCGGTGCCCCCATGGGGATGGCGGACATCGCCGAAGTGCTGTGGCGCGATTACCTGAAGCACAATCCGCAGAACCCGAATTTCGCCGACCGTGACCGCTTCGTGCTGTCCAACGGCCACGGCTCGATGCTGATCTACTCGCTGCTGCACCTGACCGGCTACGACCTGTCGATCGACGACCTGAAGAACTTCCGGCAGCTGCACAGCAAGACTCCGGGCCACCCGGAGTACGGCTACACCCCGGGCGTCGAGACCACCACCGGCCCGCTGGGCCAGGGCATCGCCAACGCCGTTGGCTTCGCCATCGCCGAGAAAGTGCTGGGCGCGCAGTTCAACCGTGAAGGCCACACCATCGTCGACCACAACACCTACGTGTTCCTCGGTGACGGCTGCATGATGGAAGGCATCAGCCATGAGGTCTGCTCGCTGGCCGGCACCCTGGGCCTGGGCAAGCTGATCGCCTTCTATGACGACAACGGCATCTCCATCGACGGCGAGGTTGAGGGCTGGTTCACCGACGATACCCCGGCGCGCTTCGAGGCGTACGGCTGGCAGGTGATCCGCAAGGTCAACGGCCACGATGCCGACGAAATCAAGATGGCCATCGAGACCGCGCGCAAGACGCCGGATCAGCCGACTCTGATCTGCTGCAAGACCACCATCGGCTTCGGTTCGCCGAACAAGCAGGGCAAGGAAGAGTGCCACGGCGCGCCGCTGGGCAACGACGAGATCGCCCTGACCCGCGCGCAGCTGGGCTGGAACTTTGGGCCGTTCGAAATCCCGGCCGAGATCTACGCCGAGTGGGATGCCAGGGAAGCCGGCGCTGCTGCCGAAGCTGCCTGGAACGAGAAGTTCGCAGCCTACGCCGCTGCCTTCCCCGAGCTGGCTGCCGAATTCAAGCGTCGTATCGCTGGCGAACTGCCGGCCGATTTCGCCGAGAAGGCCGCCGCCTACGTACGTGAAGTGGCCGAGAAGGGCGAAACCATCGCCAGCCGCAAGGCCAGCCAGAACGCGCTGAACGCCTTCGGCCCGCTGCTGCCGGAATTCCTCGGTGGTTCGGCCGACCTGGCCGGCTCCAACCTGACCCTGTGGAAGGGCTGCAAGGGTGTTTCCGCCGAAGACGCGTCCGGTAACTACATGTTCTACGGCGTGCGTGAGTTCGGCATGAGCGCCATCATGAACGGCATCGCCCTGCACGGTGGCTTCGTGCCGTACGGCGCGACCTTCCTGATCTTCATGGAGTACGCGCGCAACGCGGTGCGCATGTCCGCGCTGATGAAACAGCGCGTGCTGTACGTGTTCACCCACGACTCCATCGGTCTTGGCGAAGACGGCCCGACCCACCAGCCGATCGAGCAACTGGCCAGCCTGCGCGGCACGCCGAACCTCGACACCTGGCGCCCGGCCGATGCCGTGGAATCCGCCGTGGCCTGGAAGTACGCCATCGAGCGTAACGACGGTCCGAGCGCGCTGATCTTCAGCCGCCAGAACCTGCCGCACCAGCAGCGTGATGCCCAGCAGCTGGCAGATGTCGCCCGTGGTGGCTACGTGCTCAAGGACAGTGCCGGCGAGCCGGAGCTGATCCTTATTGCCACCGGTTCGGAAGTGACCCTGGCCATGCAGGCAGCCGCCAAACTGGAAGAAAAGGGTCGCCAGGTACGCGTGGTATCGATGCCGTCGACCAGCGTGTTCGACCAGCAGGACGCCGCCTACAAGCAGGCCGTGCTGCCGCTGCAGGTCGGTGCGCGCATCGCCATCGAAGCCTCGCACGCCGACTACTGGTACAAGTACGTGGGCCTGGAAGGCCGCATCATCGGCATGACCAGCTTCGGTGAGTCGGCGCCGGCGCCGGCGCTGTTCGAACACTTCGGCTTTACCGTCGAGAACATCGTCGCCACTGCCGAAGAACTGCTGGACGCCTGA
- a CDS encoding ArsR/SmtB family transcription factor, whose protein sequence is MTLRASQLQFDPYDELAALCKAGGDALRLNVLRALSNDSFGVLELAQIFAIGQSGMSHHLKVLAQAGLVATRREGNAIFYRRALPNGRLHAALLDDIDDLPLPDDVQARIATVHQQRATVSRDFFARMASSFQAQQDLIAGLPQYRDSLLALLDALHFAPDASALEIGPGDGAFLPELARRFARVTALDNSPAMLELASQRCAAENLHNVELKLADALQDEQQPADCVVLNMVLHHFATPAEAFRRLAGLVAPGGSLLLSELCSHDQSWAREACGDLWLGFEQEDLARWATAAGLTPGESLYIGLKNGFQIQLRHFAKPDAHSAFSLRQERNR, encoded by the coding sequence ATGACCCTGCGCGCATCCCAGCTGCAATTCGACCCCTACGACGAGCTCGCCGCCCTGTGCAAGGCCGGCGGTGATGCGTTGCGCCTCAACGTGCTGCGCGCACTGAGCAACGATTCGTTCGGCGTGCTGGAACTGGCGCAGATCTTCGCCATCGGACAGTCGGGCATGAGCCACCACCTCAAGGTCCTGGCCCAGGCCGGCCTGGTCGCCACGCGCCGCGAAGGCAATGCGATCTTCTACCGACGTGCCCTGCCCAATGGCCGCCTGCACGCTGCCCTGCTGGACGATATCGACGACCTGCCGCTGCCCGATGACGTGCAGGCACGCATCGCCACCGTGCACCAGCAGCGCGCCACCGTCAGCCGCGACTTCTTCGCACGCATGGCCAGCAGCTTCCAGGCCCAGCAGGATCTGATCGCCGGCCTGCCGCAATACCGCGACAGCCTGCTGGCCCTGCTCGATGCGCTGCACTTCGCGCCGGATGCATCGGCGCTGGAAATCGGCCCCGGCGACGGCGCCTTCCTGCCCGAACTGGCACGGCGCTTCGCCCGGGTCACGGCACTGGACAACAGTCCGGCTATGCTCGAACTGGCCAGCCAGCGATGCGCTGCGGAAAACCTGCACAACGTCGAGCTGAAACTGGCCGATGCACTACAGGACGAACAGCAACCCGCCGACTGCGTGGTGTTGAACATGGTGCTGCACCACTTCGCCACGCCGGCCGAGGCCTTTCGCAGACTTGCCGGCCTGGTCGCGCCAGGCGGCAGCCTGCTGCTCAGCGAACTGTGCAGCCACGACCAGAGCTGGGCGCGCGAAGCCTGTGGCGACCTGTGGCTCGGCTTCGAACAGGAAGACCTGGCGCGCTGGGCGACGGCCGCAGGCCTGACGCCCGGCGAAAGCCTCTACATAGGCCTGAAAAACGGCTTTCAGATTCAATTACGGCACTTTGCCAAACCCGATGCGCACAGCGCCTTCAGCCTCCGGCAAGAAAGGAACCGATAG
- the metK gene encoding methionine adenosyltransferase, translated as MSEYSLFTSESVSEGHPDKIADQISDAVLDAIIAQDKHARVAVETLVKTGVAIVAGEVTTSAWVDLEQIVRDVICDIGYTSSDVGFDGATCGVLNIIGKQSPDINQGVDRAKPEDQGAGDQGLMFGYASNETDVLMPAPICFSHRLVERQAEARKSGLLPWLRPDAKSQVTCRYENGKVAAIDAVVLSTQHNPEVKYDDLRDGVMELIVKHVLPAELLHKDTQFHINPTGQFIIGGPVGDCGLTGRKIIVDSYGGMARHGGGAFSGKDPSKVDRSAAYAGRYVAKNIVAAGLAERCEIQVSYAIGVAQPTSISINTFGTHKIAEDKIIKLVRDVFDLRPYAITRMLDLLHPMYQDTAAYGHFGRTPQSKTVGDDSFTTFTWERTDKAADLRAAAGL; from the coding sequence ATGAGCGAATATTCCCTGTTTACTTCCGAGTCCGTGTCCGAGGGGCACCCGGACAAGATCGCTGACCAGATTTCCGATGCCGTGCTCGACGCCATCATCGCCCAGGACAAGCACGCCCGCGTGGCCGTGGAAACCCTGGTCAAGACCGGCGTGGCCATCGTTGCCGGTGAAGTCACCACCAGCGCCTGGGTCGACCTGGAGCAGATCGTCCGCGACGTGATCTGCGATATCGGCTACACCAGCAGCGACGTCGGCTTCGACGGCGCCACCTGCGGCGTGCTCAACATCATCGGCAAGCAGTCCCCGGACATCAACCAGGGCGTCGACCGCGCCAAGCCGGAAGATCAGGGCGCTGGCGACCAGGGCCTGATGTTCGGCTACGCCAGCAACGAAACCGACGTGCTGATGCCGGCGCCGATCTGCTTCTCACACCGCCTGGTCGAGCGCCAGGCCGAAGCGCGCAAGTCCGGCCTGCTCCCGTGGCTGCGTCCGGATGCCAAATCCCAGGTCACCTGCCGCTACGAGAACGGCAAGGTCGCAGCCATCGACGCGGTGGTGCTGTCCACCCAGCACAATCCGGAAGTGAAATACGACGACCTGCGCGACGGCGTGATGGAACTGATCGTCAAACACGTGCTGCCGGCCGAACTGCTGCACAAGGACACCCAGTTCCACATCAACCCGACCGGCCAGTTCATCATCGGCGGCCCGGTGGGCGACTGCGGCCTGACCGGGCGCAAGATCATCGTCGACAGCTACGGCGGCATGGCCCGTCACGGCGGCGGCGCCTTCTCCGGCAAGGATCCGTCCAAGGTCGACCGCTCCGCTGCCTATGCCGGCCGCTACGTGGCCAAGAACATCGTTGCCGCCGGCCTGGCCGAGCGCTGCGAGATCCAGGTCTCCTACGCCATCGGCGTGGCCCAGCCGACCTCCATCTCGATCAACACCTTCGGTACCCACAAGATCGCCGAAGACAAGATCATCAAGCTGGTACGTGACGTGTTCGACCTGCGCCCGTACGCCATCACCAGGATGCTCGACCTGCTGCACCCGATGTACCAGGACACCGCTGCCTACGGCCACTTCGGCCGCACCCCGCAGTCCAAGACCGTCGGCGACGACAGCTTCACCACCTTCACCTGGGAACGCACCGACAAGGCTGCCGACCTGCGCGCCGCTGCCGGTCTTTGA
- the ligB gene encoding NAD-dependent DNA ligase LigB yields the protein MKRWIALLLFPLAAQAANCPDWPASRAKVELTSLGEQIARWDHAYHNLGRSLVADELYDQARERLHTWHQCFPDALDALPEPLAGSTGKIAHPVAQTGLRKHNDAAVAEWIASRDDLWIQPKVDGVAVTLAYRAGVLQQAISRGDGRHGQDWTARARQLPGIPTRLPEPLNAVLQGELYWRLDNHVQSRDGGAGARGKVASLMARQSLNEQEAGKVGLFVWDWPDGPAQMPERLEILHRLGFGDSLRYTQALQNSAQARQWRQRWFTEPQPFASDGVVLRQGTRPPGERWQAEAPHWAIAWKYPPSQALAVVQAVDFSIGRSGRITPILRLQPVDLDERRISRVALGSLQGWEKLDIRPGDQVSIRLAGLTIPRLDQVIWRSPERAAVFTPDPERYHDLSCWRLSAECQQQFQARLNWLGGRQGLNLPGIGPGTWSTLLASEKLEGLLDWLELDSEHLQQLPGIGPRRASQLQHAFALARQRSLQHWLQALGAPPGLTLRPEDDWTTLQARGRSEWLQQPGISRKSAERLQTFFSHPEVRRLGERLQQAGVAGFEPPRG from the coding sequence ATGAAACGCTGGATCGCGCTGCTGCTGTTTCCCCTCGCCGCCCAGGCGGCCAATTGCCCGGACTGGCCGGCCAGCCGCGCCAAGGTCGAACTTACCTCCCTCGGCGAGCAGATCGCCAGATGGGACCACGCGTACCATAACCTGGGCCGCTCGCTGGTCGCCGACGAACTCTACGATCAGGCCCGCGAGCGCCTGCATACCTGGCACCAGTGTTTTCCCGACGCACTCGACGCGCTACCGGAACCACTGGCAGGCAGCACGGGAAAGATCGCCCACCCGGTGGCGCAAACCGGTCTGCGCAAACACAACGACGCGGCGGTGGCCGAGTGGATCGCAAGCCGCGACGACCTGTGGATACAGCCCAAGGTCGATGGTGTCGCGGTCACCCTGGCCTACCGCGCCGGCGTTCTGCAGCAGGCCATCAGCCGCGGAGACGGGCGCCACGGGCAGGACTGGACGGCCCGTGCCCGGCAGTTGCCAGGGATACCGACGCGTCTGCCGGAGCCGCTCAATGCCGTGCTGCAGGGCGAGCTTTACTGGCGCCTGGACAATCACGTGCAGAGCCGTGACGGCGGTGCCGGCGCAAGGGGCAAGGTGGCCAGCCTGATGGCGCGACAATCCCTGAACGAGCAGGAGGCTGGCAAAGTCGGCCTGTTCGTCTGGGACTGGCCGGACGGCCCGGCGCAGATGCCTGAGCGCCTGGAGATCCTGCACCGGCTCGGCTTCGGCGACAGCCTGCGCTATACCCAGGCGCTGCAGAACTCTGCGCAGGCGCGCCAGTGGCGCCAGCGCTGGTTCACCGAACCGCAGCCGTTCGCCAGCGATGGCGTGGTGCTGCGCCAGGGCACGCGCCCGCCCGGCGAACGCTGGCAAGCCGAAGCGCCACACTGGGCAATCGCCTGGAAGTACCCGCCCAGCCAGGCACTGGCCGTGGTCCAGGCGGTGGATTTCAGCATCGGCCGTTCGGGGCGCATCACGCCGATCCTGCGCCTGCAGCCGGTCGACCTCGATGAACGCCGGATCAGCCGCGTCGCTCTCGGCTCGCTGCAAGGCTGGGAAAAACTGGATATACGCCCGGGGGATCAGGTGTCGATACGCCTGGCCGGACTGACCATCCCGCGCCTCGACCAGGTGATCTGGCGCAGCCCGGAACGCGCTGCGGTATTCACACCCGACCCCGAGCGTTACCACGACCTGAGCTGCTGGCGACTCAGCGCCGAATGCCAGCAGCAGTTCCAGGCACGTCTGAACTGGCTCGGTGGCAGACAGGGCCTGAACCTGCCGGGTATCGGCCCCGGCACCTGGAGCACGCTGCTGGCCAGCGAAAAGCTGGAGGGACTGCTCGACTGGCTGGAACTCGACAGCGAGCACCTGCAACAGCTGCCGGGCATCGGCCCGCGGCGCGCCTCGCAGCTGCAGCATGCCTTCGCCCTGGCCCGGCAGCGTTCACTGCAACACTGGCTGCAGGCGCTTGGTGCACCGCCCGGACTGACGCTGAGGCCGGAGGATGACTGGACAACACTCCAGGCACGCGGACGCAGCGAATGGCTGCAGCAACCCGGCATCAGCCGCAAGAGTGCCGAGCGCCTGCAGACCTTCTTCAGCCATCCGGAAGTCCGGCGCCTTGGCGAGCGATTGCAGCAGGCCGGCGTGGCCGGCTTCGAGCCTCCGCGCGGCTGA
- a CDS encoding DUF1090 domain-containing protein translates to MIRQTTVLGLLLAANLNATPLLAADGEGGCAVKRQVLQEKIEAAQQSGNSQELDGLRRAMGNVDAHCDDASLHEERLASVKEAREEVKKREMDLREAMGKDDQEKIAKRQARLAEARAELEQAEAEARAGQ, encoded by the coding sequence ATGATTCGCCAAACCACTGTGCTCGGCCTGCTGCTGGCGGCCAACCTGAACGCCACTCCACTGCTGGCTGCCGACGGCGAAGGCGGCTGCGCCGTCAAACGCCAGGTGCTTCAGGAAAAGATCGAGGCCGCACAACAGAGCGGTAATTCACAGGAGCTGGATGGCCTGCGCCGGGCAATGGGCAATGTCGACGCCCATTGCGATGACGCCTCGCTGCACGAGGAGCGTCTGGCCAGCGTCAAGGAAGCACGCGAGGAAGTGAAGAAGCGCGAGATGGATCTGCGCGAAGCCATGGGCAAGGACGATCAGGAGAAGATCGCCAAGCGCCAGGCCAGGCTGGCAGAGGCGCGCGCCGAACTGGAACAGGCCGAAGCCGAGGCGCGCGCCGGTCAATAG
- a CDS encoding c-type cytochrome, which yields MALKKFHLLTCVCAILAACGGVDPDSPLGKRQALFKEMLKVSEDLGGMLRGRIPYDEAGFITGAAELDRLSREPWQHFPAVADDERSKANPEVWQRQEQFQKMARDLEQATAALVQATTAPPLRRAELEPAMQAVEDSCEACHKAFRAY from the coding sequence ATGGCCCTGAAGAAATTCCACCTGCTCACCTGCGTCTGCGCGATATTGGCCGCCTGTGGCGGGGTCGATCCCGACTCGCCGCTGGGCAAGCGCCAGGCATTGTTCAAGGAGATGCTCAAGGTCAGCGAAGACCTCGGCGGCATGCTGCGCGGCCGCATTCCCTACGATGAGGCTGGATTCATCACTGGCGCTGCCGAGCTGGATCGTTTGTCGCGCGAGCCCTGGCAGCATTTCCCGGCGGTGGCGGATGACGAGCGCAGCAAGGCCAATCCAGAGGTGTGGCAGCGCCAGGAACAGTTTCAGAAGATGGCGCGTGATCTGGAGCAGGCTACAGCTGCGCTGGTGCAGGCGACGACGGCGCCGCCGCTGCGCCGTGCCGAGCTGGAGCCCGCAATGCAGGCCGTTGAGGACAGTTGCGAGGCCTGCCACAAGGCGTTCCGCGCCTATTGA
- a CDS encoding MAPEG family protein produces MTLAYWCVLIAILLPYLGTTTAKFLGPGYGPSANQDPRAFLNTLEGWRKRANNAQLNGFEVTPAFAAAVIIAHQAGGAGQALLDQLAVAFIVSRLLYLVCYLAGWGPLRSLVWLVGMGLIVALFVVSA; encoded by the coding sequence ATGACCCTGGCCTACTGGTGCGTCCTGATCGCCATCCTTCTGCCCTATCTGGGGACGACTACCGCCAAGTTTCTCGGCCCCGGCTACGGGCCGAGCGCCAATCAGGACCCGCGTGCGTTCCTGAATACGCTTGAAGGCTGGCGCAAGCGGGCCAACAACGCCCAGCTCAACGGCTTCGAAGTGACTCCGGCGTTCGCTGCCGCGGTGATCATTGCCCATCAGGCCGGTGGCGCCGGGCAGGCGCTGCTCGATCAGTTGGCCGTAGCGTTCATCGTCAGCCGCCTGCTGTATTTAGTCTGCTACTTGGCTGGCTGGGGGCCGCTGCGCTCGCTGGTGTGGCTCGTCGGTATGGGCCTGATCGTCGCCTTGTTCGTGGTCTCTGCCTGA
- the ahcY gene encoding adenosylhomocysteinase, whose translation MSAAFTDYKVADISLADWGRKELTIAESEMPALMGLRRKYAASQPLRGAKILGCIHMTIQTGVLIETLVALGAEVRWSSCNIFSTQDQAAAAIAAAGIPVFAWKGETEQEYEWCIEQTILKDGKPWDANMVLDDGGDLTEILHKKYPQMLERIHGITEETTTGVHRLLDMLKAGTLKVPAINVNDAVTKSKNDNKYGCRHSLNDAIKRGTDHLLSGKQALVIGYGDVGKGSAQSLRQEGMIVKVSEVDPICAMQACMDGFELVSPYLDGINDGTEARIDKALLGKIDLIVTTTGNVNVCDANMLKALKKRAVVCNIGHFDNEIDTAFMRKNWAWEEVKPQVHKIHRTGAGAFDPANDDYLILLAEGRLVNLGNATGHPSRIMDGSFANQVLAQIFLFEQKFADLPAEKKAERLTVEVLPKKLDEEVALEMVKGFGGVVTQLTQQQADYIGVSVEGPFKPDTYRY comes from the coding sequence ATGAGCGCTGCTTTTACCGATTACAAGGTCGCCGATATTTCCCTGGCCGACTGGGGCCGCAAGGAACTGACCATCGCCGAATCCGAGATGCCGGCACTGATGGGCCTGCGCCGCAAGTACGCCGCCAGCCAGCCTTTGCGCGGCGCGAAGATCCTCGGCTGCATCCACATGACCATCCAGACCGGCGTGCTGATCGAGACCCTGGTCGCCCTGGGCGCCGAAGTGCGCTGGTCCTCCTGCAACATCTTCTCCACCCAGGATCAGGCCGCTGCCGCCATCGCCGCCGCCGGCATCCCGGTATTCGCCTGGAAGGGCGAGACCGAGCAGGAGTACGAGTGGTGCATCGAGCAGACCATCCTCAAGGACGGCAAGCCGTGGGACGCCAACATGGTGCTGGACGACGGCGGTGACCTGACCGAGATCCTGCACAAGAAGTACCCGCAGATGCTCGAGCGCATCCACGGCATCACCGAAGAAACCACCACCGGTGTGCACCGTCTGCTCGACATGCTCAAGGCCGGCACCCTCAAGGTCCCGGCGATCAACGTCAACGACGCGGTTACCAAGAGCAAGAACGACAACAAGTACGGCTGCCGCCACAGCCTCAACGACGCCATCAAGCGCGGCACCGACCACCTGCTGTCGGGCAAGCAGGCGCTGGTCATCGGCTACGGTGACGTGGGCAAGGGCTCGGCCCAGTCGCTGCGCCAGGAAGGCATGATCGTCAAGGTTTCCGAAGTCGACCCGATCTGCGCTATGCAGGCCTGCATGGACGGCTTCGAGCTGGTGTCGCCGTACCTCGACGGCATCAACGATGGCACCGAGGCCCGTATCGACAAGGCCCTGCTGGGCAAGATCGACCTGATCGTCACCACCACCGGCAACGTCAACGTCTGCGATGCCAACATGCTCAAGGCGCTGAAGAAGCGCGCCGTGGTGTGCAACATCGGCCACTTCGACAACGAGATCGACACCGCCTTCATGCGCAAGAACTGGGCGTGGGAAGAGGTCAAGCCGCAGGTGCACAAGATCCACCGCACCGGCGCCGGCGCCTTCGATCCGGCCAACGACGACTACCTGATCCTGCTGGCCGAGGGCCGCCTGGTGAACCTGGGCAACGCCACCGGTCACCCGAGTCGCATCATGGATGGCTCCTTCGCCAACCAGGTGCTGGCGCAGATCTTCCTGTTCGAGCAGAAATTCGCCGACCTGCCGGCCGAAAAGAAGGCCGAGCGTCTGACCGTCGAAGTGCTGCCGAAGAAGCTGGACGAAGAAGTCGCCCTGGAGATGGTCAAGGGCTTCGGTGGCGTGGTCACCCAGCTGACCCAGCAGCAGGCCGACTACATCGGCGTGTCCGTGGAAGGTCCGTTCAAGCCGGATACCTACCGCTACTAA
- the metF gene encoding methylenetetrahydrofolate reductase [NAD(P)H] encodes MSQERRYSFEFFPTKTEAGHEKLMDVARQLATYKPDFFSCTYGAGGSTRDRTLNTVLQLDGEVKVPTAPHLSCVGDSKAELRELLNLYKNAGIKRIVALRGDLPSGMGMASGELRYANELVEFIRNETGDHFHIEVAAYPEMHPQARDFESDVANFVRKAKAGADSAITQYFFNADSYFYFVERVRKLGVDIPVVPGIMPITNYSKLARFSDACGAEIPRWVRKQLEAYGDDSDSIRAFGEQVITEMCERLLQGGAPGLHFYSMNLAGPSLAIWNNLDLKR; translated from the coding sequence ATGTCTCAAGAACGTCGCTACAGCTTCGAGTTCTTCCCCACCAAGACCGAAGCCGGGCATGAAAAACTGATGGACGTGGCGCGCCAGCTGGCGACCTACAAGCCCGATTTCTTCTCCTGCACCTATGGCGCCGGCGGTTCGACCCGTGACCGCACCCTCAACACCGTGCTGCAACTCGATGGCGAGGTGAAGGTGCCCACCGCACCGCACCTGTCCTGCGTCGGTGACAGCAAGGCCGAGCTGCGCGAGCTGCTCAACCTGTACAAGAACGCCGGCATCAAGCGCATCGTCGCCCTGCGCGGCGACCTGCCCTCGGGCATGGGCATGGCCAGCGGCGAGCTGCGCTATGCCAACGAGCTGGTCGAGTTCATCCGCAACGAAACCGGCGATCACTTCCACATCGAGGTGGCCGCCTATCCGGAAATGCATCCGCAGGCGCGCGACTTCGAGAGCGACGTTGCCAACTTCGTGCGCAAGGCCAAGGCCGGCGCCGACAGCGCCATCACCCAGTACTTCTTCAACGCCGACAGCTACTTCTACTTCGTCGAGCGCGTGCGCAAGCTGGGCGTGGACATCCCCGTGGTGCCGGGCATCATGCCGATCACCAACTACAGCAAGCTGGCGCGCTTCTCCGATGCCTGCGGCGCGGAAATCCCGCGCTGGGTGCGCAAGCAGCTGGAAGCCTACGGTGACGACAGCGACAGCATTCGCGCCTTCGGCGAGCAGGTGATCACCGAAATGTGCGAACGCCTGCTGCAAGGTGGCGCACCGGGCCTGCACTTCTATAGCATGAACCTGGCCGGCCCCAGCCTGGCCATCTGGAACAACCTCGACCTCAAACGTTGA